The following DNA comes from Sinorhizobium mexicanum.
CGGTCGGGCAGAACTGAGTGCCGGCGAGCGGCGATGAAAGCGACTTCAGATAGGCGGCCCCTCCTGCCTGCTCGGCCGGGAAGAACTTCATAACCTGATAGCCTTCCTCGCGCAGCCCCATGACCTCGCTCGCCGTCGCGGCCCCAGGCAGCAGCGGCACTTCGTGATCGTTGGCAACATCGATCAGCTCCTGGGTCGTGCCGGGGCTGACGATGAACTGCGATCCTGCCTCCACGGCCTGCTCGAACTGCGCGGCATTGAGAATCGTGCCGGCGCCGGCGACGGCGCCCTCAACCTCGGCGGCGACCGCACGGATCGCATCCAGCGCCGCCTGCGTGCGCAGCGTGATCTCGATCGCCTTCAGTCCACCCGCGACAAGTGCGCGCGCCAGCGGCACGGCAGTCGCGGCATCGTCGATGACCAGCACCGGGACCACCGGTTGCAGCTTGAGAATGGAGAGAAGCTTGTCGGTTTTCGCGCTCATGCCGGTCACCTTTTAAAACGATTGAATACTGCGCTCCGCATACTCCCCCCAGCCGCCCTTGTCGAGACCGAAGGTCGTGAACACAACCTCGCCTTATAGCAGCGGAAAATAAAATACCATCGATAGCAGAGAGATCGCTTGAGCGTTGGCGATAAAGCGATAACTTATCCGCGATCCACCTCTCGATATGGCGGGAAATCCATGGCGAAGGAGATAGAACGCAAGTTCCTGGTCGCTTCCAGCGGTTGGCAAGAACATGCGGACAAGGGCATAAAACTCCAGCAGGCCTACATCGTCACCATGGACGACCGCTCCGTGCGCGTACGAATCCATGGCAACAAATGGGCGCGCCTGACCATCAAGATCGGCAAGTCGGCGCTGGTCCGCAACGAATACGAATACGATCTGCCCATGGACGACGCCCGCGAGCTGCTGACCCAGGCGGTTGGCATCGTCATCGAGAAGCGACGTTACCGCGTGCCGCACAAGGGCTTTACCTGGGAAGTCGACGTCTACGAAGGGGCGCTCTCCGGGCTTGTCGTCGCCGAGGTCGAGATGAAGCGGGAAACGGATTTGCCGGCCCTGCCGCAATGGCTGGGTCGCGAGATTACCGGGGACCGCCGCTATTCCAACCAGGCGCTTGCCACGGAGGGGCTACTGGAAGCGCAGTCATGAGTTATGCGTTTAGTCCTGACCGGCCTTTCACCGAGGACTTTCGGGCCGTCGGGGCCGAACAGATCGAGCGGGCGGTGGCGGCGCTGGAACAGCGACCGCAAGGCGTTCATGAAGCAATTCACGACGCGCGCAAGAACTTCAAGCGCCTGCGTTCGCTC
Coding sequences within:
- a CDS encoding CYTH domain-containing protein, with amino-acid sequence MAKEIERKFLVASSGWQEHADKGIKLQQAYIVTMDDRSVRVRIHGNKWARLTIKIGKSALVRNEYEYDLPMDDARELLTQAVGIVIEKRRYRVPHKGFTWEVDVYEGALSGLVVAEVEMKRETDLPALPQWLGREITGDRRYSNQALATEGLLEAQS
- a CDS encoding 2-dehydro-3-deoxy-phosphogluconate aldolase, whose translation is MSAKTDKLLSILKLQPVVPVLVIDDAATAVPLARALVAGGLKAIEITLRTQAALDAIRAVAAEVEGAVAGAGTILNAAQFEQAVEAGSQFIVSPGTTQELIDVANDHEVPLLPGAATASEVMGLREEGYQVMKFFPAEQAGGAAYLKSLSSPLAGTQFCPTGGISLGNARDYLSLPNVVCVGGSWVAPKELVAKGDWAGITKLAAEAYALKG